One segment of Phaeacidiphilus oryzae TH49 DNA contains the following:
- a CDS encoding MCE family protein has translation MRAAVRRIAGGLRRTAKSLLGSGGTAGTAGNQRERGRKWWRPRSRRGRVLAAVVALGLVGGGGVGLGVVLRPGPAQVRVTAYFSRTVGLYTGSDVKVMGVPVGKVTRITPEGTRVRVDLEYDARVRVPADARLGLISSSLVGDRYLQLIPAWTKGPVLSSGAVIPERRTAVPVELDTTLASLNTLAQALGPSGANRDGALSRLLATGSANLNGQGAKANQAIEDLAQAVGTLSGGRGDLFATVRQLQTFTTALARNDSQVRQFATSLQQVSGQLAGERQDLAAMLHGLADVLTQLAGFVADNRDRMAGSVGELTQVSKVLVDERSALQEILDVAPVGLDDLARAYDPNAAAVMVRPNYAELRSPGLFVCSLLKTGGRDPDCPLLRRILDPLGELTAPVTGNGGVSGSGAGGPGASGSGGGLDRTLGGILGGKGGS, from the coding sequence ATGCGGGCAGCGGTGAGGCGGATCGCCGGCGGTCTCCGCCGGACGGCGAAGTCGCTCCTGGGCTCCGGCGGGACGGCCGGGACGGCCGGAAACCAGCGGGAGCGGGGGCGGAAGTGGTGGCGGCCGCGGAGCCGGCGCGGGCGGGTGCTGGCGGCGGTGGTGGCGCTGGGGCTGGTCGGCGGCGGCGGCGTCGGGCTGGGCGTGGTGCTGCGGCCGGGGCCGGCCCAGGTGCGGGTGACGGCCTACTTCTCGCGGACGGTGGGGCTCTACACCGGCTCGGACGTCAAGGTGATGGGGGTGCCGGTGGGGAAGGTCACCCGGATCACCCCGGAGGGCACCCGGGTGCGGGTGGACCTGGAGTACGACGCGAGGGTCCGGGTGCCGGCCGACGCGCGGCTCGGGCTGATCAGCTCCTCCCTGGTCGGCGACCGGTACCTGCAGCTGATCCCGGCCTGGACCAAGGGGCCCGTGCTGAGCTCCGGGGCCGTCATCCCCGAGCGGCGCACCGCCGTCCCGGTCGAACTGGACACCACCCTCGCCAGCCTGAACACCCTCGCCCAGGCGCTCGGCCCCTCCGGCGCCAACCGGGACGGCGCTCTCTCCCGGCTGCTCGCCACCGGCTCGGCCAACCTGAACGGCCAGGGCGCCAAGGCCAACCAGGCCATCGAGGACCTGGCCCAGGCGGTCGGCACCCTCTCCGGCGGCCGTGGCGACCTCTTCGCAACGGTGCGGCAGCTCCAGACCTTCACCACCGCGCTGGCCCGGAACGACTCCCAGGTACGGCAGTTCGCCACCAGCCTGCAGCAGGTCTCCGGCCAGCTGGCCGGCGAGCGGCAGGACCTGGCCGCGATGCTCCACGGCCTGGCGGACGTGCTGACCCAGCTGGCCGGCTTCGTGGCGGACAACCGGGACCGGATGGCCGGCTCGGTGGGCGAGCTGACCCAGGTGAGCAAGGTGCTGGTGGACGAGCGCTCCGCGCTCCAGGAGATCCTGGACGTGGCCCCGGTCGGCCTGGACGACCTGGCCCGCGCCTACGACCCGAACGCGGCCGCCGTCATGGTGCGGCCCAACTACGCGGAGCTGCGCAGCCCCGGGCTGTTCGTCTGCTCGCTGCTGAAGACCGGGGGGCGGGACCCCGACTGCCCGCTGCTGCGGAGAATCCTCGACCCGCTCGGCGAGCTGACCGCGCCCGTCACCGGGAACGGCGGCGTGAGCGGCTCGGGTGCCGGCGGCCCGGGTGCCTCCGGCAGCGGCGGCGGGCTGGACCGGACGCTGGGCGGGATCCTCGGCGGGAAGGGCGGGTCCTGA
- a CDS encoding MCE family protein has translation MGAAIRFGVFALLMVLVTGGLAVLVSNADSGPVRTYHAVFTDVTGLSDGDDVRVAGVRVGKVTGIGVHGEDQAEVSFTVSTSRPLLVSTGAVIRYRDLLGRRYLALTEGPGDGAELPGGSTIPLSRTRPALDLDVLLDGFKPLFAALSPGDVNQLASEIIQVFQGEGGTMTTLLTQTAQLTGTLADRDQLIGSVVDNLDRLLGTLDRRSSQFDGLLTQLQRLVGGLAQDRQAVGDSLGGIDSLASATAGLTQQARPDLRADLSQLNTLAGALAANDGQFQQTVRQLPGRAQSLIGAASYGSWFNFYLCDLRGAVTLPTLGQVRIPALRYTTARCPQ, from the coding sequence GTGGGGGCAGCGATCAGGTTCGGTGTCTTCGCCCTGCTGATGGTGCTGGTCACCGGCGGGCTCGCGGTGCTGGTGTCGAACGCGGACTCCGGTCCGGTCCGCACCTACCACGCGGTCTTCACGGACGTCACCGGGCTCTCGGACGGGGACGACGTACGGGTCGCCGGGGTGCGGGTCGGCAAGGTGACCGGGATCGGCGTCCACGGGGAGGACCAGGCCGAGGTCAGCTTCACCGTCTCCACCAGCCGGCCGCTGCTGGTGAGCACCGGAGCGGTGATCCGCTACCGCGACCTCCTCGGCCGCCGGTACCTGGCCCTCACCGAGGGGCCGGGAGACGGGGCCGAGCTGCCCGGGGGATCGACCATCCCGCTGTCCAGGACCCGGCCCGCCCTCGACCTCGACGTCCTGCTGGACGGCTTCAAACCGCTCTTCGCCGCGCTCAGCCCGGGCGACGTCAACCAGCTGGCCAGCGAGATCATCCAGGTCTTCCAGGGTGAGGGCGGCACCATGACCACCCTTCTCACCCAGACCGCGCAGCTCACCGGCACTCTCGCCGACCGGGACCAGCTGATCGGCTCGGTGGTGGACAACCTCGACCGGCTGCTCGGCACCCTCGACCGGCGGAGCAGTCAGTTCGACGGGCTGCTCACCCAACTCCAGCGGCTGGTGGGCGGATTGGCGCAGGACCGGCAGGCCGTCGGGGACTCGCTCGGCGGCATCGACTCGCTGGCGAGCGCCACCGCGGGGCTCACCCAGCAGGCCCGCCCGGACCTGCGGGCCGACCTGTCGCAGCTGAACACCCTCGCCGGCGCGCTGGCCGCGAACGACGGGCAGTTCCAGCAGACCGTGCGGCAGCTGCCGGGGCGGGCCCAGTCGCTGATCGGGGCGGCCTCCTACGGCTCGTGGTTCAACTTCTACCTGTGCGATCTGCGGGGGGCGGTCACCCTGCCGACGCTGGGGCAGGTCAGGATCCCCGCGCTGCGGTACACGACGGCGAGGTGCCCGCAGTGA
- a CDS encoding MCE family protein yields the protein MSGFARELGPRLVSGLRGWFGRPFRDRNPLVVGTVGLVAVGLLTLLAFNAQNLPILSGTAYRAEFTEVGGLHSGDDVTIAGVRVGEVRGLSLDGGRVTVVFRVKGGPRLGDRTTAAIKVKTLLGQDVLALVPAGSGRLPSDGTIPVARTTPPYDVVAAIGQLSTETGRIDTAQLARSLDTVSAAFQDTPAAVRGTVDGLSRLSRTIASRDGELRELLARADRVSRVLADRGGQVTELVKEGDQLLAELSARRQVIDALLRDTTRLGSQISAAIGEDRGQVAPALDRLNQVLDMLRRNRASLEKGIRLMAPFLRLYTNAFGSGRWFDAYIQNLATPPQTLGASAPGGGSAGAPPVVGAAAKGGG from the coding sequence GTGAGCGGTTTCGCGCGAGAGCTGGGTCCCCGGCTGGTCTCCGGGCTGAGGGGATGGTTCGGGCGGCCCTTCCGGGATCGCAACCCGCTGGTCGTGGGGACCGTCGGGCTCGTCGCGGTCGGGCTGCTCACGCTGCTCGCGTTCAACGCGCAGAATCTGCCGATCCTCTCCGGCACCGCCTACCGGGCCGAGTTCACCGAGGTCGGCGGGCTGCACAGCGGGGACGACGTGACCATCGCCGGGGTGCGGGTGGGAGAGGTGCGCGGACTCTCGCTGGACGGCGGGCGGGTGACGGTCGTCTTCCGGGTCAAGGGCGGCCCGCGGCTGGGCGACCGGACGACCGCCGCGATCAAGGTCAAGACGCTCCTCGGGCAGGACGTGCTGGCGCTCGTCCCGGCGGGCTCCGGGCGGCTGCCCTCGGACGGGACGATCCCGGTGGCGCGCACCACCCCGCCGTACGACGTGGTGGCGGCGATCGGGCAGCTCTCCACCGAGACCGGGCGGATCGACACCGCGCAGCTGGCGCGCTCGCTGGACACCGTCTCCGCCGCCTTCCAGGACACCCCGGCGGCGGTGCGCGGGACGGTCGACGGGCTCTCCCGGCTGTCCCGGACGATCGCCTCGCGGGACGGCGAGCTGCGCGAGCTGCTGGCCCGGGCCGACCGGGTCAGCCGGGTGCTGGCGGACCGCGGCGGGCAGGTCACCGAGCTGGTGAAGGAGGGCGACCAGCTGCTCGCCGAGCTGTCCGCCCGCCGGCAGGTGATCGACGCCCTGCTGCGGGACACCACCCGGCTGGGCAGCCAGATCAGCGCCGCGATCGGGGAGGACCGCGGCCAGGTCGCGCCCGCGCTGGACCGGCTGAACCAGGTGCTGGACATGCTGCGGCGGAACAGGGCGTCGCTGGAGAAGGGGATCCGGCTGATGGCGCCGTTCCTCCGGCTCTACACCAACGCGTTCGGCAGCGGCCGCTGGTTCGACGCCTACATCCAGAACCTGGCCACCCCACCTCAGACGCTGGGCGCCTCCGCGCCGGGCGGCGGATCCGCCGGCGCCCCGCCGGTCGTGGGCGCGGCGGCGAAGGGCGGTGGGTGA